GGCGCCATTGTTATAACAGCATTTAGATAAAATTTTGGTTGATACTGAACAAAAGGAACTTCAAAATTAGGAAACGCTAGCCAACTTGCCTCAATAATTGGTTTAGTATCGACAATGCCAAACAAAAGAGCAACAACATAGCCACTAACGATACCAAGTAAGATGGGAATCAAACCTAAAAATCCCTTAAAAAACATATTATAAAAAATGGTTAGCCCCAATGTAATCAATGCAACAAGAATAAATTTCACACTGTATGCACCACTACTTGTATACATAGCATTATTTGCTGCATTGGCTGCAAGTCCTAAGCCAATAACCATAATTACCGGTCCTACAACAATGGGTGGTAAAATTTTATCTAGCCAGGCGGCTCCTATTTTGCTGATAATTAAAGCAACAATTAAATAAACAATTCCAGTAGTAATAGCTCCTTGAGCAATAGCTGGATAGCCATCACTTTTCATTAGCATCTGCATTGCAGCAATAAAAGCAAAACTACTTCCTAAGTAAGCAGGAATTTTTCCTTTGGTCACTATTAAGTAAACAATGGTTCCAAGACCTGAACTGACTAAGGCAATACCTGGGTTGATCCCTACTAAGATTGGTACTAAAACTGTTGATCCAAACATAGTAAATAAGTGTTGGATGCTTAATCCTAACCATGGCAGATGTTTTGGTTTATCATGGATATCTAAAACGGCATCTGGATTTCTAAATTTCTTATCGCTCAAATTTTTTCCTCTTTCTAATCTTTATTTATTCTTCATCTTTACTGATGATAATATGATCCTGTTTATCTAACTCTTCCATTTCGACAATAATTTCTTCGGCTAATGAAGTGGGAATATTTTTGCCTATATAATCCGCACGAATTGGTAGTTCTCTATGACCACGATCAACTAAAACAGCTAGAGAAATTTTTCTTGGTCTTCCTAAATCCATAATTGCATCCATCGCTGCCCGGATAGTTCGACCAGTAAATAATACATCATCCACTAAAATTACTTCTTTTCCTTCTAAAGATACCGGGATATCGGAAGAATGCAGTTTAGGTTCATTGATCATTGGCTGTTCTTTAACATCATCTCTGTATAAGGTAATATCTAATTCGCCTACTGGTACACTAATTTGTTCTAATTGTTTTAACCGTTCAGCAATCCGTTGTGCAATATAAATACCTCGTGTTTTGATCCCTACCAAGACAATGTTTTGAATTCCTTTATTTCTTTCGATAATTTCATAGGTTATTCTTGTTAAAGCTCTTTTCATCGTTACTGCATCTACTACTTCTTTTCTCACCA
The genomic region above belongs to Melissococcus plutonius ATCC 35311 and contains:
- a CDS encoding solute carrier family 23 protein; this translates as MSDKKFRNPDAVLDIHDKPKHLPWLGLSIQHLFTMFGSTVLVPILVGINPGIALVSSGLGTIVYLIVTKGKIPAYLGSSFAFIAAMQMLMKSDGYPAIAQGAITTGIVYLIVALIISKIGAAWLDKILPPIVVGPVIMVIGLGLAANAANNAMYTSSGAYSVKFILVALITLGLTIFYNMFFKGFLGLIPILLGIVSGYVVALLFGIVDTKPIIEASWLAFPNFEVPFVQYQPKFYLNAVITMAPIAFVTMTEHIGHLMVLNKLTKRNFFNDPGLSKTLTGDGLAQIVAGIVGGPPVTSYGENIGVLAITRVHSVFVILGAAILAIVLGFIGKLSAVILSIPAPVISGISFILFGVIAASGLKILIDNQVDFDKKKNLLIASVILVIGIGGLVFKFGAFELSAMALATVLGIILNLILPEQARSEE
- the pyrR gene encoding bifunctional pyr operon transcriptional regulator/uracil phosphoribosyltransferase PyrR is translated as MINKNRRKTNMVRKEVVDAVTMKRALTRITYEIIERNKGIQNIVLVGIKTRGIYIAQRIAERLKQLEQISVPVGELDITLYRDDVKEQPMINEPKLHSSDIPVSLEGKEVILVDDVLFTGRTIRAAMDAIMDLGRPRKISLAVLVDRGHRELPIRADYIGKNIPTSLAEEIIVEMEELDKQDHIIISKDEE